In Musa acuminata AAA Group cultivar baxijiao chromosome BXJ2-10, Cavendish_Baxijiao_AAA, whole genome shotgun sequence, a genomic segment contains:
- the LOC104000418 gene encoding protein REDUCED CHLOROPLAST COVERAGE 3 isoform X2 yields the protein MAPKAGRGRGNRARGDKKKKEEKIVPAAIDVTVVTPYESQVTLKGISTDRILDVRRLLSSNTGTCHLTNYSLMHVARGQRLTDGVEIVSLKPCVLRMVEEEYVREEQVVAHVRRLLDIMACTTAFGKHKKQQQQQQHTRSTIRPTRGSTSEVSIPAMSDKFDMAAIHPPPKLADFYDFFSFSHLPPPILFIRRREGGRSAGEGQEGDFFELEVKVCNGKLINVVASVKGFYMTGKRSIFCHSLVDLLQQLSTAFANAYDSLMKAFVDHNKFGNLPYGLRANTWLVPPVFVDSSAKCSSLPVEDEKWGGNGGGHRLDGKDVLRPWATEFSILAKIPCKTEEERLIRDRKAFLLHNLFVDTAIFKAVSTIRCLMNSNIGLSKLQGSSLHEEQTGDLSIVVKRDCSDASMKFEDKIEGSQLLDLCTEEVARRNLLKGLTADESVAIKDTRTLGVVIVKYCGYTATVKVSGHAKDSSSEKENINLDDQPDGGSNALNINSLRVLLRRSSTTEPSGGRQSSSDTNDMSSARSLVRRVLGDSLRKFQKLPHSMERSIRWELGASWLQHLQQKDNSATVEPKDNSKDSSTEPIVKGLGKQFEQLKRIKKKTENAGTISENEDLSSNDKVARKTADSEELKQSDLEEAEEIRKFLPEEAFHHLKDSKTGLHKKSIEELTKMAHQFYDDIALPKLVADFASLELSPVDGRTLTDFMHIRGLKMCSLGRVVELAEKLPHIQSICIHEMVTRSFKYIIRAVVAAVENFSDMSAAIAATLNVLVGTSKMEHDDNDMSSGYSLKMEWVETFLLKRFGWRIKHEFNHLRKFVILRGLCQKVGLELVARNYDMDSPNPFEKSDIISMVPVCKHVVLSSADGRNLLESSKAALDKGKLDDAVSFGTKALTKMIAVCGPYHRLTANAYSLLAVVLYHTGDFNQAAIYQQKALDINERELGLDHPDTMKSYGDLSVFYYRLQHIELALKYVNRALYLLHFSCGLSHPNSAATYINVAMMEEGMGNVHVALRYLHEALKCNKRLLGPDHIQTAASYHAIAIALSMMEAYTLSVQHEQTTLQILQAKLGSEDLRTQDATAWLEYFESKALEQQEAARRGIPKPDASIASKGHLSVSDLLDYINPDQDSKERDGKRKQRHPSNNSRSIHEQSITNIEALNDEQLTIKEEPIQLREFKDDLPEKSKEHDSVVLCKFTQEDMVSPDESSDEGWQEATSKGRSGQVRRNMGPKRPDVHKLTLSNSQIASSTSASFKMKSLSPAAKMALRTSPTDPSYAGNTRKDGSLTSGEDANRSQIKTVDADALSEQSTKASGSGRLAMVASKFVSYKEVAISPPGTVLRSTLEQAEEKEMDNSKENPSLLEISEEEVKLTEATSHSETSSNDIEKEAHSSGVDTSNITEKGDSAALQDLAPSKIATTNGSKLSASAPPFNPGSLLSMSHPYNSVAIRGSYDMRVSNQTTPQPLRILPQSVDSRVPCGPRSTLYYKSGHSFRKKHFHSNSQKAFTSSSNPGSSIMNPHAAEFVPGKALEQQDHSDGSPEAQIPGTEQKEQLQPVMTANDKTTVVLSEERSEIEEVSDEGKNKISKGKDTIQTSQRTELARQILLSFIVRSVKDSLSTTVEAQCTLESPTQTHTRTNEGNTSNIANTKYGHQANDHGLSKHADKNKDTEGFTVVSKRRRNKQQLANAVSGLYTQQSICT from the exons ATGGCTCCCAAGGCTGGCCGTGGAAGAGGTAACCGAGCCAGAGGtgacaagaagaagaaggaagagaaga TTGTGCCTGCTGCTATTGATGTCACAGTGGTCACACCCTATGAGTCGCAGGTGACACTCAAG GGAATATCCACTGATAGGATACTGGATGTGAGAAGGCTGCTAAGCTCCAACACAGGAACTTGCCATCTAACCAATTACTCCCTCATGCATGTG GCACGAGGCCAGCGACTGACTGATGGCGTGGAAATCGTGTCTCTGAAGCCGTGCGTCCTGAGGATGGTGGAAG AGGAGTACGTGAGGGAGGAACAGGTTGTTGCACACGTGCGACGGCTGTTGGACATCATGGCCTGCACCACAGCATTCGGGAAAcacaagaagcagcagcagcagcaacagcatacACGGAGCACGATTAGGCCCACGAGGGGCTCGACCTCGGAAGTTTCTATTCCCGCGATGTCCGATAAGTTCGACATGGCGGCGATCCACCCGCCTCCCAAGCTCGCCGACTTCTAtgatttcttctccttctcccacCTCCCTCCTCCAATTCTAT TTATAAGAAGACGTGAGGGTGGGAGGAGCGCTGGGGAGGGGCAGGAAGGCGACTTTTTTGAGCTAGAG GTTAAGGTTTGCAATGGGAAGCTAATTAATGTGGTTGCCTCTGTCAAAGGGTTTTATATGACTGGAAAACGTTCTATCTTTTGCCACTCTCTGGTGGATCTGTTGCAACAGCTTAGCACTGCATTTGCAAAT GCATATGACTCATTGATGAAAGCTTTTGTAGACCATAACAAG TTTGGTAATCTGCCGTATGGACTCCGTGCAAATACGTGGCTTGTGCCCCCTGTTTTTGTTGATTCTTCCGCGAAATGTTCCTCGCTGCCAGTTGAAGATGAGAAATGGGGAGGGAATGGAGGTGGCCATAGACTGGATGGTAAGGATGTTCTTAGACCATGGGCAACAGAAttttcgattttggcaaaaattcCATGTAAAACTGAAGAGGAGAGGTTGATCCGAGACAGAAAGGCATTTTTGCTGCACAATCTATTTGTCGACACAGCAATTTTTAAAGCCGTGTCAACAATTAGGTGTCTCATGAACTCCAATATAGGTCTGTCTAAATTGCAAGGCTCAAGCTTACATGAAGAACAAACAGGGGACTTGAGTATAGTAGTAAAAAGGGATTGCAGTGATGCGAGTATGAAATTTGAGGATAAAATTGAGGGCAGTCAATTGCTTGACCTTTGCACTGAGGAGGTTGCGAGGAGGAATCTTCTTAAAGGGTTGACTGCAGATGAAAGCGTGGCCATAAAA GACACTAGAACTTTAGGAGTGGTCATAGTTAAATACTGTGGATATACAGCCACTGTAAAGGTTTCAGGCCATGCGAAGGACAGTAGTAGTGAAAAGGAGAACATTAATTTAGATGATCAACCAGATGGTGGTTCCAATGCTCTAAATATCAACAG tttgagggtattgcTACGCAGATCATCTACCACAGAACCATCAGGGGGACGCCAGTCTTCTTCCGATACTAATGATATGAGTTCAGCAAGGTCATTAGTACGAAGAGTACTTGGTGATAGCTTAAGAAAGTTCCAAAAACTTCCTCACTCAATGGAAAGGTCCATCAGatgggagcttggtgcttcctggtTACAGCACTTGCAGCAAAAGGATAATTCAGCAACTGTGGAGCCTAAGGACAACAGCAAAGACAGTTCTACTGAACCGATTGTTAAAGGACTTGGGAAGCAGTTTGAACAGTtgaaaagaattaaaaagaaaaCAGAGAATGCAGGTACCATCTCCGAGAATGAAGATCTAAGTTCTAATGATAAAGTTGCCAGAAAAACAGCAGATTCAGAGGAATTAAAACAAAGTGATTTGGAAGAGGCAGAAGAGATAAGGAAATTTTTGCCAGAAGAAGCATTTCATCACTTGAAAGATTCAAAAACAGGTCTTCATAAAAAG TCAATTGAGGAGCTCACCAAGATGGCACATCAATTCTATGATGACATTGCACTTCCGAAGCTG GTTGCAGATTTTGCGTCACTTGAGCTTTCTCCAGTTGATGGGAGAACTCTGACTGATTTCATGCATATACGGGGACTTAAGATGTGTTCGTTAGGACGTGTG GTTGAACTTGCAGAAAAGCTGCCACATATTCAGTCAATTTGCATTCATGAGATGGTTACTCGATCCTTCAAGTACATAATTCGAGCTGTTGTTGCAGCAGTGGAGAACTTTTCAGATATGTCTGCAGCAATTGCTGCAACTTTAAATGTCTTGGTGGGCACATCTAAAATGGAGCATGATGACAATGACATGAGTAGTGGATATAGCCTGAAAATGGAGTGGGTGGAGACCTTTCTTTTAAAAAGATTTGGTTGGAGGATAAAACATGAATTTAATCACTTACGTAAGTTTGTGATTCTCCGAGGCCTTTGCCAAAAG GTTGGATTGGAGTTGGTTGCCAGAAACTATGACATGGATAGCCCAAATCCATTTGAGAAATCTGATATTATCAGCATGGTTCCTGTGTGCAAA CATGTGGTCCTCTCTTCTGCAGATGGAAGAAATTTACTGGAATCATCAAAGGCAGCTTTGGACAAAGGAAAACTAGATGATGCTGTTAGCTTTGGCACAAAG GCACTAACAAAAATGATAGCAGTCTGTGGTCCATATCATCGATTGACTGCTAACGCCTACAGTCTTCTTGCAGTCGTTCTATACCATACAGGAGATTTTAATCAG GCAGCCATATATCAGCAGAAAGCACTAGATATTAATGAGAGAGAACTTGGCCTTGACCATCCAGATACCATGAAAAGTTATGGGGATCTTTCTGTTTTCTACTACCGCCTCCAACATATTGAATTGGCTTTGAA GTACGTGAATCGTGCACTCTATCTTCTTCACTTCTCATGTGGGCTTTCACATCCAAATTCTGCTGCAACATATATAAATGTTGCAATGATGGAAGAGGGCATGGGGAATGTCCATGTGGCACTCAGATACCTCCATGAAGCTCTTAAATGCAATAAAAGGTTACTAGGACCTGATCACAtacag ACTGCTGCAAGCTACCATGCTATTGCAATAGCCCTCTCCATGATGGAAGCCTATACACTGAGTGTGCAACATGAACAAACCACATTGCAGATACTTCAAGCCAAGCTTGGATCAGAAGATCTTCGCACTCAG GATGCTACTGCATGGCTtgaatattttgaatcaaaaGCTTTAGAACAGCAAGAAGCTGCTCGAAGAGGTATCCCAAAGCCTGATGCATCGATTGCCAGCAAAGGTCATCTTAG TGTTTCAGATCTTCTTGACTACATAAACCCAGATCAAGATTCAAAAGAAAGAGATGGTAAGAGGAAGCAACGTCATCCAAGC AACAACAGTAGATCCATTCACGAACAATCCATCACAAACATAGAAGCGCTGAATGACGAACAATTAACTATCAAAGAAGAACCTATTCAGCTGAGGGAATTTAAAGATGACCTTCCAGAGAAGTCAAAAGAACACGATAGTGTGGTCCTTTGTAAGTTCACACAGGAGGACATGGTGTCGCCTGATGAATCTTCTGATGAAGGCTGGCAAGAAGCAACCTCAAAAGGGCGTTCTGGACAAGTACGAAGAAACATGGGCCCCAAAAGACCAGATGTTCATAAATTAACGTTGAGTAACTCACAGATAGCAAGCTCAACCAGTGCTAGTTTTAAGATGAAAAGTTTGTCACCAGCAGCAAAAATGGCACTCAGAACTTCTCCAACTGATCCTTCTTATGCGGGAAACACTCGAAAGGATGGAAGTTTGACTAGTGGAGAAGATGCAAATAGATCACAGATTAAGACTGTTGATGCAGATGCTTTGTCAGAACAAAGTACAAAAGCCTCTGGCTCTGGCAGGCTTGCGATGGTTGCATCCAAATTTGTATCTTACAAAGAGGTAGCAATCTCACCTCCTGGAACAGTTTTGAGGTCAACATTGGAGCAAGCAGAAGAAAAGGAGATGGACAACTCGAAGGAAAACCCCAGTTTGCTAGAGATATCAGAGGAAGAAGTAAAACTAACAGAAGCCACTTCTCATTCAGAAACATCGAGTAATGATATTGAAAAAGAGGCACATTCGAGTGGCGTAGAtacatcaaatattactgaaaaaGGTGATTCTGCTGCATTGCAAGACTTGGCACCATCTAAGATAGCCACAACTAATGGAAGCAAACTTTCAGCTTCAGCTCCTCCATTCAATCCGGGATCACTTTTATCTATGTCTCATCCATACAACTCGGTTGCTATAAGAGGATCGTATGACATGAGAGTTTCTAATCAGACAACACCCCAACCATTGAGAATCCTCCCTCAGTCTGTTGATTCCAGAGTACCATGTGGTCCAAGATCAACACTGTACTACAAATCTGGTCATTCTTTCCGTAAGAAACATTTCCATTCCAACTCCCAGAAGGCATTTACAAGCAGCAGTAATCCAGGTAGTAGCATCATGAACCCTCACGCGGCTGAGTTTGTGCCTGGTAAAGCTTTGGAACAACAAGATCATTCTGATGGTAGCCCAGAGGCACAAATTCCTGGAACAGAACAGAAAGAGCAACTGCAACCAGTAATGACTGCAAATGACAAAACCACTGTAGTTCTTTCAGAAGAGAGATCAGAAATCGAGGAAGTTTCTGATGAAGGAAAGAACAAGATCAGTAAGGGGAAAGACACCATACAAACTTCGCAGAGGACTGAGCTTGCGAGACAAATCCTACTCAGCTTCATTGTTAGATCGGTCAAAGACAGTTTGAGCACCACAGTTGAAGCTCAGTGTACTCTTGAGTCACCAACTCAAACTCATACTCGAACAAATGAAGGGAACACCAGTAACATAGCCAATACAAAGTATGGTCATCAAGCAAATGATCATGGATTATCGAAGCATGCAGACAAGAACAAGGACACTGAAGGATTCACAGTGGTctcgaaaagaagaagaaacaaacagCAGTTGGCAAATGCAGTCAGTGGTTTGTACACTCAACAATCCATCTGCACATAA
- the LOC104000418 gene encoding protein REDUCED CHLOROPLAST COVERAGE 3 isoform X1 → MAPKAGRGRGNRARGDKKKKEEKIVPAAIDVTVVTPYESQVTLKGISTDRILDVRRLLSSNTGTCHLTNYSLMHVARGQRLTDGVEIVSLKPCVLRMVEEEYVREEQVVAHVRRLLDIMACTTAFGKHKKQQQQQQHTRSTIRPTRGSTSEVSIPAMSDKFDMAAIHPPPKLADFYDFFSFSHLPPPILFIRRREGGRSAGEGQEGDFFELEVKVCNGKLINVVASVKGFYMTGKRSIFCHSLVDLLQQLSTAFANAYDSLMKAFVDHNKFGNLPYGLRANTWLVPPVFVDSSAKCSSLPVEDEKWGGNGGGHRLDGKDVLRPWATEFSILAKIPCKTEEERLIRDRKAFLLHNLFVDTAIFKAVSTIRCLMNSNIGLSKLQGSSLHEEQTGDLSIVVKRDCSDASMKFEDKIEGSQLLDLCTEEVARRNLLKGLTADESVAIKDTRTLGVVIVKYCGYTATVKVSGHAKDSSSEKENINLDDQPDGGSNALNINSLRVLLRRSSTTEPSGGRQSSSDTNDMSSARSLVRRVLGDSLRKFQKLPHSMERSIRWELGASWLQHLQQKDNSATVEPKDNSKDSSTEPIVKGLGKQFEQLKRIKKKTENAGTISENEDLSSNDKVARKTADSEELKQSDLEEAEEIRKFLPEEAFHHLKDSKTGLHKKSIEELTKMAHQFYDDIALPKLVADFASLELSPVDGRTLTDFMHIRGLKMCSLGRVVELAEKLPHIQSICIHEMVTRSFKYIIRAVVAAVENFSDMSAAIAATLNVLVGTSKMEHDDNDMSSGYSLKMEWVETFLLKRFGWRIKHEFNHLRKFVILRGLCQKVGLELVARNYDMDSPNPFEKSDIISMVPVCKHVVLSSADGRNLLESSKAALDKGKLDDAVSFGTKALTKMIAVCGPYHRLTANAYSLLAVVLYHTGDFNQAAIYQQKALDINERELGLDHPDTMKSYGDLSVFYYRLQHIELALKYVNRALYLLHFSCGLSHPNSAATYINVAMMEEGMGNVHVALRYLHEALKCNKRLLGPDHIQTAASYHAIAIALSMMEAYTLSVQHEQTTLQILQAKLGSEDLRTQDATAWLEYFESKALEQQEAARRGIPKPDASIASKGHLSVSDLLDYINPDQDSKERDGKRKQRHPSFLMQNNSRSIHEQSITNIEALNDEQLTIKEEPIQLREFKDDLPEKSKEHDSVVLCKFTQEDMVSPDESSDEGWQEATSKGRSGQVRRNMGPKRPDVHKLTLSNSQIASSTSASFKMKSLSPAAKMALRTSPTDPSYAGNTRKDGSLTSGEDANRSQIKTVDADALSEQSTKASGSGRLAMVASKFVSYKEVAISPPGTVLRSTLEQAEEKEMDNSKENPSLLEISEEEVKLTEATSHSETSSNDIEKEAHSSGVDTSNITEKGDSAALQDLAPSKIATTNGSKLSASAPPFNPGSLLSMSHPYNSVAIRGSYDMRVSNQTTPQPLRILPQSVDSRVPCGPRSTLYYKSGHSFRKKHFHSNSQKAFTSSSNPGSSIMNPHAAEFVPGKALEQQDHSDGSPEAQIPGTEQKEQLQPVMTANDKTTVVLSEERSEIEEVSDEGKNKISKGKDTIQTSQRTELARQILLSFIVRSVKDSLSTTVEAQCTLESPTQTHTRTNEGNTSNIANTKYGHQANDHGLSKHADKNKDTEGFTVVSKRRRNKQQLANAVSGLYTQQSICT, encoded by the exons ATGGCTCCCAAGGCTGGCCGTGGAAGAGGTAACCGAGCCAGAGGtgacaagaagaagaaggaagagaaga TTGTGCCTGCTGCTATTGATGTCACAGTGGTCACACCCTATGAGTCGCAGGTGACACTCAAG GGAATATCCACTGATAGGATACTGGATGTGAGAAGGCTGCTAAGCTCCAACACAGGAACTTGCCATCTAACCAATTACTCCCTCATGCATGTG GCACGAGGCCAGCGACTGACTGATGGCGTGGAAATCGTGTCTCTGAAGCCGTGCGTCCTGAGGATGGTGGAAG AGGAGTACGTGAGGGAGGAACAGGTTGTTGCACACGTGCGACGGCTGTTGGACATCATGGCCTGCACCACAGCATTCGGGAAAcacaagaagcagcagcagcagcaacagcatacACGGAGCACGATTAGGCCCACGAGGGGCTCGACCTCGGAAGTTTCTATTCCCGCGATGTCCGATAAGTTCGACATGGCGGCGATCCACCCGCCTCCCAAGCTCGCCGACTTCTAtgatttcttctccttctcccacCTCCCTCCTCCAATTCTAT TTATAAGAAGACGTGAGGGTGGGAGGAGCGCTGGGGAGGGGCAGGAAGGCGACTTTTTTGAGCTAGAG GTTAAGGTTTGCAATGGGAAGCTAATTAATGTGGTTGCCTCTGTCAAAGGGTTTTATATGACTGGAAAACGTTCTATCTTTTGCCACTCTCTGGTGGATCTGTTGCAACAGCTTAGCACTGCATTTGCAAAT GCATATGACTCATTGATGAAAGCTTTTGTAGACCATAACAAG TTTGGTAATCTGCCGTATGGACTCCGTGCAAATACGTGGCTTGTGCCCCCTGTTTTTGTTGATTCTTCCGCGAAATGTTCCTCGCTGCCAGTTGAAGATGAGAAATGGGGAGGGAATGGAGGTGGCCATAGACTGGATGGTAAGGATGTTCTTAGACCATGGGCAACAGAAttttcgattttggcaaaaattcCATGTAAAACTGAAGAGGAGAGGTTGATCCGAGACAGAAAGGCATTTTTGCTGCACAATCTATTTGTCGACACAGCAATTTTTAAAGCCGTGTCAACAATTAGGTGTCTCATGAACTCCAATATAGGTCTGTCTAAATTGCAAGGCTCAAGCTTACATGAAGAACAAACAGGGGACTTGAGTATAGTAGTAAAAAGGGATTGCAGTGATGCGAGTATGAAATTTGAGGATAAAATTGAGGGCAGTCAATTGCTTGACCTTTGCACTGAGGAGGTTGCGAGGAGGAATCTTCTTAAAGGGTTGACTGCAGATGAAAGCGTGGCCATAAAA GACACTAGAACTTTAGGAGTGGTCATAGTTAAATACTGTGGATATACAGCCACTGTAAAGGTTTCAGGCCATGCGAAGGACAGTAGTAGTGAAAAGGAGAACATTAATTTAGATGATCAACCAGATGGTGGTTCCAATGCTCTAAATATCAACAG tttgagggtattgcTACGCAGATCATCTACCACAGAACCATCAGGGGGACGCCAGTCTTCTTCCGATACTAATGATATGAGTTCAGCAAGGTCATTAGTACGAAGAGTACTTGGTGATAGCTTAAGAAAGTTCCAAAAACTTCCTCACTCAATGGAAAGGTCCATCAGatgggagcttggtgcttcctggtTACAGCACTTGCAGCAAAAGGATAATTCAGCAACTGTGGAGCCTAAGGACAACAGCAAAGACAGTTCTACTGAACCGATTGTTAAAGGACTTGGGAAGCAGTTTGAACAGTtgaaaagaattaaaaagaaaaCAGAGAATGCAGGTACCATCTCCGAGAATGAAGATCTAAGTTCTAATGATAAAGTTGCCAGAAAAACAGCAGATTCAGAGGAATTAAAACAAAGTGATTTGGAAGAGGCAGAAGAGATAAGGAAATTTTTGCCAGAAGAAGCATTTCATCACTTGAAAGATTCAAAAACAGGTCTTCATAAAAAG TCAATTGAGGAGCTCACCAAGATGGCACATCAATTCTATGATGACATTGCACTTCCGAAGCTG GTTGCAGATTTTGCGTCACTTGAGCTTTCTCCAGTTGATGGGAGAACTCTGACTGATTTCATGCATATACGGGGACTTAAGATGTGTTCGTTAGGACGTGTG GTTGAACTTGCAGAAAAGCTGCCACATATTCAGTCAATTTGCATTCATGAGATGGTTACTCGATCCTTCAAGTACATAATTCGAGCTGTTGTTGCAGCAGTGGAGAACTTTTCAGATATGTCTGCAGCAATTGCTGCAACTTTAAATGTCTTGGTGGGCACATCTAAAATGGAGCATGATGACAATGACATGAGTAGTGGATATAGCCTGAAAATGGAGTGGGTGGAGACCTTTCTTTTAAAAAGATTTGGTTGGAGGATAAAACATGAATTTAATCACTTACGTAAGTTTGTGATTCTCCGAGGCCTTTGCCAAAAG GTTGGATTGGAGTTGGTTGCCAGAAACTATGACATGGATAGCCCAAATCCATTTGAGAAATCTGATATTATCAGCATGGTTCCTGTGTGCAAA CATGTGGTCCTCTCTTCTGCAGATGGAAGAAATTTACTGGAATCATCAAAGGCAGCTTTGGACAAAGGAAAACTAGATGATGCTGTTAGCTTTGGCACAAAG GCACTAACAAAAATGATAGCAGTCTGTGGTCCATATCATCGATTGACTGCTAACGCCTACAGTCTTCTTGCAGTCGTTCTATACCATACAGGAGATTTTAATCAG GCAGCCATATATCAGCAGAAAGCACTAGATATTAATGAGAGAGAACTTGGCCTTGACCATCCAGATACCATGAAAAGTTATGGGGATCTTTCTGTTTTCTACTACCGCCTCCAACATATTGAATTGGCTTTGAA GTACGTGAATCGTGCACTCTATCTTCTTCACTTCTCATGTGGGCTTTCACATCCAAATTCTGCTGCAACATATATAAATGTTGCAATGATGGAAGAGGGCATGGGGAATGTCCATGTGGCACTCAGATACCTCCATGAAGCTCTTAAATGCAATAAAAGGTTACTAGGACCTGATCACAtacag ACTGCTGCAAGCTACCATGCTATTGCAATAGCCCTCTCCATGATGGAAGCCTATACACTGAGTGTGCAACATGAACAAACCACATTGCAGATACTTCAAGCCAAGCTTGGATCAGAAGATCTTCGCACTCAG GATGCTACTGCATGGCTtgaatattttgaatcaaaaGCTTTAGAACAGCAAGAAGCTGCTCGAAGAGGTATCCCAAAGCCTGATGCATCGATTGCCAGCAAAGGTCATCTTAG TGTTTCAGATCTTCTTGACTACATAAACCCAGATCAAGATTCAAAAGAAAGAGATGGTAAGAGGAAGCAACGTCATCCAAGC TTTCTAATGCAGAACAACAGTAGATCCATTCACGAACAATCCATCACAAACATAGAAGCGCTGAATGACGAACAATTAACTATCAAAGAAGAACCTATTCAGCTGAGGGAATTTAAAGATGACCTTCCAGAGAAGTCAAAAGAACACGATAGTGTGGTCCTTTGTAAGTTCACACAGGAGGACATGGTGTCGCCTGATGAATCTTCTGATGAAGGCTGGCAAGAAGCAACCTCAAAAGGGCGTTCTGGACAAGTACGAAGAAACATGGGCCCCAAAAGACCAGATGTTCATAAATTAACGTTGAGTAACTCACAGATAGCAAGCTCAACCAGTGCTAGTTTTAAGATGAAAAGTTTGTCACCAGCAGCAAAAATGGCACTCAGAACTTCTCCAACTGATCCTTCTTATGCGGGAAACACTCGAAAGGATGGAAGTTTGACTAGTGGAGAAGATGCAAATAGATCACAGATTAAGACTGTTGATGCAGATGCTTTGTCAGAACAAAGTACAAAAGCCTCTGGCTCTGGCAGGCTTGCGATGGTTGCATCCAAATTTGTATCTTACAAAGAGGTAGCAATCTCACCTCCTGGAACAGTTTTGAGGTCAACATTGGAGCAAGCAGAAGAAAAGGAGATGGACAACTCGAAGGAAAACCCCAGTTTGCTAGAGATATCAGAGGAAGAAGTAAAACTAACAGAAGCCACTTCTCATTCAGAAACATCGAGTAATGATATTGAAAAAGAGGCACATTCGAGTGGCGTAGAtacatcaaatattactgaaaaaGGTGATTCTGCTGCATTGCAAGACTTGGCACCATCTAAGATAGCCACAACTAATGGAAGCAAACTTTCAGCTTCAGCTCCTCCATTCAATCCGGGATCACTTTTATCTATGTCTCATCCATACAACTCGGTTGCTATAAGAGGATCGTATGACATGAGAGTTTCTAATCAGACAACACCCCAACCATTGAGAATCCTCCCTCAGTCTGTTGATTCCAGAGTACCATGTGGTCCAAGATCAACACTGTACTACAAATCTGGTCATTCTTTCCGTAAGAAACATTTCCATTCCAACTCCCAGAAGGCATTTACAAGCAGCAGTAATCCAGGTAGTAGCATCATGAACCCTCACGCGGCTGAGTTTGTGCCTGGTAAAGCTTTGGAACAACAAGATCATTCTGATGGTAGCCCAGAGGCACAAATTCCTGGAACAGAACAGAAAGAGCAACTGCAACCAGTAATGACTGCAAATGACAAAACCACTGTAGTTCTTTCAGAAGAGAGATCAGAAATCGAGGAAGTTTCTGATGAAGGAAAGAACAAGATCAGTAAGGGGAAAGACACCATACAAACTTCGCAGAGGACTGAGCTTGCGAGACAAATCCTACTCAGCTTCATTGTTAGATCGGTCAAAGACAGTTTGAGCACCACAGTTGAAGCTCAGTGTACTCTTGAGTCACCAACTCAAACTCATACTCGAACAAATGAAGGGAACACCAGTAACATAGCCAATACAAAGTATGGTCATCAAGCAAATGATCATGGATTATCGAAGCATGCAGACAAGAACAAGGACACTGAAGGATTCACAGTGGTctcgaaaagaagaagaaacaaacagCAGTTGGCAAATGCAGTCAGTGGTTTGTACACTCAACAATCCATCTGCACATAA